In the genome of Hyphomicrobium sp. ghe19, the window CGCCTGCCTGACGCGCGGCAAGAAACGCGACGTGGGCGCTGCGCACATTGAGAAACGCCTCGGAAGCGGCATAGGTCTCGTCTCCGAGCAGAGCGAAGACGTTTTCGGCGCGATCCTTCCCGCGGGGCGTGACGGAGCCGAGTTCCAGAAATGCGAACTGCGGAGCCTGCGCCGCCGTCCGCTCGCCGACAACGATCCTCGCTCCGAACGTCTTCGTTGCTTCCTCGAACCGGGCCGCGACGTTCACAACGTCGCCGAGAACCGAATAATCGAAGCGTTGGGGCGAGCCGACGTTGCCGACGACGCATTCTCCCGTGTTCAACCCTATCCCTAAGCGCACCGGCATGAACGGCACGCCGGCCGCTGCGGCCTCCGCCTTCGTCGCGTCGTTCAGAGCCGCTAGGCGGTCGAGCATTGCAAGTGCAGCGCGGCAGGCATTGCTCGCGTGATCGGCGTCATGAACCGGCGCATTCCAGAACGCCATCACCGCGTCGCCCATGAACTTGTCGATGGTGCCGCTATGACCGAGGATGACATCCGTCAGCGGCGTGAAGAGGCGATTGACGAAGCGGATCAATTCTTCCGCCCGCAGACCTTCCGATATTTTCGAGAACCCGCGCACATCGGCAAAGAGCAGCGTGATTTCGCGTGTTTCGCCGCCGAGCTTCAGCTTGTCGCGATTTCTTGCCAGTTCTTCGATCAACGGCGCTGCCACGTAATGTCCGAATGCCGAGCGGATCTCGGCGCGCTGGATTTCGGATTTTATGTAGCTCGTGAGCGATACGCCGAAATAGAGGAGCGCCACGGAGAGCGATGGATAAACGGGGTCGAACAACAATCCGGCGCGCGAATATGCAAGCCAGGAGATCAGGATAATGAACGCGATCGACGCCAGTCCGACAATCGCGGCGATCAAAGCGCCCGACCGTTCTATCAGCCAAGCGACCAGCACGCCAACGATGATCAGGAACGCGATCTCGGCGCCGGTGGCATAGGCTGGACGGAGAAGGTGATCGCCGGCCAGCATCTGCTCCAGGGCTTGAGCATGTATTTCGACGCCCGGAACAGCAGCCTCGAGCGGTGTGGCCCTGAGATCGAGAAGCCCGGTCGCGGTCGCGCCTATGATGATGTGGCGGGATTTGAGGTCATCGGTTTTGACGGTGCCGTTGAGAACGCTCAGCGCCGATATGGTGCGCCGCGGATCGCTCGGCGCGAACTTCAGCCAAAGCTCGCCGCGCCCGTCGGAAGGAAGAACCGTTTCGCCGACGCGGATGCTTTCGATGCCCGTCTTTTGTCCGAGCGCCTCGACGCCGCTTCCGCCCGAAGACTTGATGAAGATCGTCGATTGCTTCGTGCCGACCCGGAGCGCTTCGAGTGCAAGGGACGGATAAAGCGCGCCGCCGATCGACACGAGCAGCGGTATCCGGCGCAAGACCTGGTCGCTGGACGGCAGCCAATTGACCGCGCCGATGCCGCGTGCCGCCTTCGTGAGGTTCGGGAGATTTTGCACTCCGCCAGCGAAGGAGTGGACGAACATCAGTGGGTCGTCACCGGCAAAGGATACGGCGCCGGGATATGGCGCTATCTTGCTGGTAACGCTGGAATTTCCAGCCACACCCAGGACCACGGGCGCTTCGTCGATTGCCGCTGCCAGCCTTGCGTCGTTGGACGAAAGCCGACCGAGGCTCGCGATGGCTGCCGCCTGCCCCGGGTCGTCCATCAAGGATCGCAGAAGGACTTCAGGCGAAAGTCTATCCGGTTCGGCGAAGACCATGTCGAACGTGACCGATGCTGCGCCGGCGGCAAAGAGCTTCGACACGAGGTCTGCAAGTTTTGTCCGTGGCCACGGCCATTGGCCGACCGCCGCGAGCGCGGCCTCGTCAATCGCAACGATGCGTACCGGAAACGACGGGTCGACCTGACGCGGCGCCGCGCGGAGGTACGTGTCGAAAGCGGAAAGCCTGAGTCGCGCCACCGGCTCGGGGTCTGCGACGCGCAGTGCGAGACACGCCGCGAGCAGTGCAATGGAGATGAACAGAGCGAGTGGCAGGCGGCTCAATCCAGCATTCATCGGCCAGCATCCATTGGTTGGGCGAACCTGTCATCGGTGGATTAATTTCGGCGTCGGCCAGGACGGGTTGAATCGCGCAATTCTCGCACGCGCACATAGCGCGGCATAGTGCCCGGCGTGATGGTCGCACTCGATGGACGATCCTCCGCTTCCGAACAGCGAATTCGGCCGAGTCGAAGACGCCAATATTTTTTCGAGCCGATCGAGACCGGTCAGATGAATTGGACATTCATTTTTTGGGCTTGCTCGCGCCAATTTTCTGCATAGTCTTAAAAGTATCACAAACGGCCGAAGAGCCGGAAGACCAGGAAAACGGGGGCATTTTGGACACCATCACATCGGCTCTCGGGCGGGCTTTCGGCTTTCGTTCTGGATTCGCCACTGCATTATTCGCCGCTCTCGTCGTCGGCTCTCCAGAACCCTCTCGGGCCGAAATCGGAAGCGAAGAGGCGCATATCGATTCACTGCCGCCCCAGCCCGATATTCACGAGATCCCGGACGGCGATTTCCCGTTCAACCTGCGAAAAATAGCCGACAAGCTGGAAAGCCCCTGGTCGATTGGTTTCCTGCCGGACGGCAGAATCCTCGTGACCGAGCGGCCGGGACGCCTTCGCATCATCGAGGGTGACGAACTCGTGCCGGCTGGAATCGCCGGCGTGCCGACCGTTCTTTCGGGGAGTCATTCGGGCCTCCTGGATGTTGTCGTCGATCCCGAATTCCAGAAAAATCACCGCTTGTTTCTGTCCTACATGCACGGGACGCCGGACGCTGGAACGATACGGATCTCCAGTGCCGTCCTCGACGGTATGACCCTCGTCGACAAGCAGGTGATTTTCGAGAGCCGGCCGGCGGCAAAGGGGCTCGATCAAATTGGCGGGCGTCTGGCCTTCGGGCCAGACGGCGCTCTTTATTTGACGATCGGCGATCGCTTCCAGAAAGAACGCGCGCAAAACCTGCTCGATCATGGCGGCAAGATCATCCGGATCAACACGGATGGGTCAATCCCCGAAGATAACCCGTTCGTCGGCCGCAGCGACGTGCTGCCCGAAATCTACAGCTACGGGCATCGCAATCCGCAGGGGCTGATCGGCAACGTCGGCGATGGGCAGCTCTGGTCGATCGAGCAGGGTCCCAAAGGTGGCGATGAACTCAACCTCATCACTGCCGGCAGCAATTACGGCTGGCCGCTCGTCACGTACGGCGTCAATTACGACGGCTCAACCATTTCGGATAAGACGTCCGCCCCGGGTATGGTCGACCCAATATACGTGTGGGTACCGTCGGTTGCCACGGCCAGTCTCGTCTCCTACTACGGCAACGTCATGCCCGACGATTGGCGCGGCGACTTCCTGGTCGGCACGCTCGTCGGGGAAAGCCTCATCAGGCTCCGCATGGATTCGGGCAAAGTCGTCAAAGAAGAACGCTATCTGCATCATGCGATCGGGCGCATCCGTGACGTCTCAGTTTCTCCGGACGGCTACATCTACCTGCTGACCGATAGCTCGGAAGCATCCATCTACCGGATCGAGCCGCTCACCGATCAGATCGCCAGGGCGAAGCCGCAATAGCCGCGAGCGGTTCGCCGAAAGCGCGCTTTACCAAAGGCTGGGCATTGCCAAGGGCTTGGCGGGCAATCGGAGGCGTGAGCGGCTTTCGTTTGCCAAGCGACCGGGGCGCGCACAAACGATGTGCAAGCGGAAACAACGCTTGCACACTGTTTAGCCCTGCCTACCGATTGACCTTTTGCTGGCTTCCGACCAAACTGCACGCGGAAGAATTGGACGCCGTCACGCTCGAGTGACGACAAGCGTCACGTCGCCCAAGATTTCCCAAAGGGAATGACTTTCTTGGGGACCTCACACATGTCATCCGAATCAAAAGTGGTCGATGAGGACGTAAAAGTCCTTCACTCGATGGGCTATGCGCAGGAACTTGCCCGGCGCATGCACGCGTTCTCGAACTTCGCTATTTCGTTTTCCATCATTTGCATCCTTTCCGGCGGCATCAACTCGCTCGGACAGGCGACCGCCGGCGCGGGTGGGGCGGCAATCGGATTGGGATGGCCTTTGGGCGTTCTGATTTCAGGCGTGTTTGCAATGGCCTTGGCGCAAATCTCATCGGCATATCCGACGGCCGGCGGCCTCTATCACTGGGGCTCTATCTTGGGCAACCGGTTCACCGGCTGGCTCGCTGCGTGGCTCAACCTGCTCGGTCTGATCACCGTGCTCGGCGCCATCAACGTCGGCACATTCTACTTTTTCTTCGGCGCGTTCGGCCCCTACTTCGGCGTCGAAGACACGCTGACCCATCGCGTGCTGTTCATGGCTCTGATCACGGGCCTGCAGGCGCTCATCAACCATCTCGGCATCGGCCTGACGATGAAGCTCACCGACTTTTCGGGCTACATCATTCTGATCGGCGCCGTGCTCCTCGCAGTGGTGTGCCTGATCTTCGCACCGAGCTACGACATCTCGCGCTTGTGGACGTTCTCGAACTACACGGGCACGGAAGGTGCTAGCGGCGTCTGGCCGAACGCGGTTTCATTGAGCATGGCGTTCGCGCTTGGCCTGCTGTTGCCGATCTACACGATCACGGGCTACGACGCTTCGGCCCATACAGCCGAAGAGACCGTCAACGCGTCGATGGCTGTGCCCAAAGGCATGGTTTCGGCCGTGCTGTGGTCAGGCGTTTTCGGCTACATCATGCTGTGTGCGTTCGTGTTGATGATCCCCAACATGGACGAAG includes:
- a CDS encoding CHASE2 domain-containing protein, whose product is MNAGLSRLPLALFISIALLAACLALRVADPEPVARLRLSAFDTYLRAAPRQVDPSFPVRIVAIDEAALAAVGQWPWPRTKLADLVSKLFAAGAASVTFDMVFAEPDRLSPEVLLRSLMDDPGQAAAIASLGRLSSNDARLAAAIDEAPVVLGVAGNSSVTSKIAPYPGAVSFAGDDPLMFVHSFAGGVQNLPNLTKAARGIGAVNWLPSSDQVLRRIPLLVSIGGALYPSLALEALRVGTKQSTIFIKSSGGSGVEALGQKTGIESIRVGETVLPSDGRGELWLKFAPSDPRRTISALSVLNGTVKTDDLKSRHIIIGATATGLLDLRATPLEAAVPGVEIHAQALEQMLAGDHLLRPAYATGAEIAFLIIVGVLVAWLIERSGALIAAIVGLASIAFIILISWLAYSRAGLLFDPVYPSLSVALLYFGVSLTSYIKSEIQRAEIRSAFGHYVAAPLIEELARNRDKLKLGGETREITLLFADVRGFSKISEGLRAEELIRFVNRLFTPLTDVILGHSGTIDKFMGDAVMAFWNAPVHDADHASNACRAALAMLDRLAALNDATKAEAAAAGVPFMPVRLGIGLNTGECVVGNVGSPQRFDYSVLGDVVNVAARFEEATKTFGARIVVGERTAAQAPQFAFLELGSVTPRGKDRAENVFALLGDETYAASEAFLNVRSAHVAFLAARQAGDPGRTEDALAACMRVAPEDMVTYYRNSVSEKIAT
- a CDS encoding PQQ-dependent sugar dehydrogenase, whose protein sequence is MDTITSALGRAFGFRSGFATALFAALVVGSPEPSRAEIGSEEAHIDSLPPQPDIHEIPDGDFPFNLRKIADKLESPWSIGFLPDGRILVTERPGRLRIIEGDELVPAGIAGVPTVLSGSHSGLLDVVVDPEFQKNHRLFLSYMHGTPDAGTIRISSAVLDGMTLVDKQVIFESRPAAKGLDQIGGRLAFGPDGALYLTIGDRFQKERAQNLLDHGGKIIRINTDGSIPEDNPFVGRSDVLPEIYSYGHRNPQGLIGNVGDGQLWSIEQGPKGGDELNLITAGSNYGWPLVTYGVNYDGSTISDKTSAPGMVDPIYVWVPSVATASLVSYYGNVMPDDWRGDFLVGTLVGESLIRLRMDSGKVVKEERYLHHAIGRIRDVSVSPDGYIYLLTDSSEASIYRIEPLTDQIARAKPQ
- a CDS encoding amino acid permease, coding for MSSESKVVDEDVKVLHSMGYAQELARRMHAFSNFAISFSIICILSGGINSLGQATAGAGGAAIGLGWPLGVLISGVFAMALAQISSAYPTAGGLYHWGSILGNRFTGWLAAWLNLLGLITVLGAINVGTFYFFFGAFGPYFGVEDTLTHRVLFMALITGLQALINHLGIGLTMKLTDFSGYIILIGAVLLAVVCLIFAPSYDISRLWTFSNYTGTEGASGVWPNAVSLSMAFALGLLLPIYTITGYDASAHTAEETVNASMAVPKGMVSAVLWSGVFGYIMLCAFVLMIPNMDEAAKQGWNVFFWAMDQQVPSGIKNAMYVLIFVSQWLCGLATVTSVSRMLFAFSRDGGIPGISGLLAKVSPTYRVPQNAIWFGALLATLFVWFTSAITIAGTPAYSIVVSCTVIFLFLSFAVPIALALFKYGGPSFPKPGPWDLGAGLFKLVCVLSLISMAVIFYIGIQPPNDWALEITIGFIVLSLIIWVLFENRRFKGPPIGADIARRAAEIKAAEAAVGEGL